GGCGGCCTGGCCGGGGTAGTCCACCTCGTCGTAGACCGTGTTGTGCCAGAGCACGACGCACACGCCGCCCACGCGGCGGCATGCGGCGAAGAGGCCGAGGATCGCGGCCTCGGCGGCGTCCGGGGCGAGGCCGAGGTGGGCGAAGAGCGTCGTGTCCATCACCGCGAGCGGCAGCTCCCAGAGGTCGAGCGGCGCGTTTGCCTCCAGGTCGAAGAGCGGGAACGGGAAGCAGGTCCCGCGCCGGAAGCCCGGCTGCCGGGCGAAGCCGAGCGTCGAGTCGAGCCGGAACCCGGCGGCGGCGTGAAGCCTCGGCGTTGCCTCCGTCCAGCGCAGGAAGTGCTGGCGGACGGCGGTCGGCGGCGCGCCCGCGAGAGCCGCGAGGCGGCTGCGCTCCTCGGCGAGGTGGCCGGGGTGGTCGTGCGCGAAGTAGCTCGGGTGCAGCCCGACCTCGAACCCGTCGCCGAGGTCGGCGATGAACCGGCGCAGCCAGGGGTCGTACGCCGGGTACGGCACGTCCCACGGACTCCGGGCGGCGGTCTTGAAGAAGTAGGTCGCCCCGACGCCCCGACGCCGCTCGGCCTCGGCCATCCGTTCGAGGCTCCGCTTGCGGGGGTTGGGGTCGAAGACGGCTTGCCGGACGGCGGCACCGGCCTGCCCGTCGCGGCGGAGGGCGGCGCGGGCAAGCGTGCCGAGCCGCCGCTTGCGCAGCAGGTCGACGTCGTGCGTCAGCGCCACGGCCCACGGCCTCCCCTGCCGCGTCCACCGGCAGACCGGCACGCCGTGCGCGGCGAGCTGCTCGGCCAGCCTCTCCCGGTACAGGTCCACGACCGGCGCCGCCGCGCAGCCCAGCACCGCCTGGAGCGAGGCGTGGTACGGGAAGCGCCCGTGCTCGTCGCGCACCCGCGTCGTGGCCTCCTGCCAGCCCGCGAGCCAGAAGAACGCCGAGGCGATGAGGTCGGGGCGGTGAGACGGTGGGACGGTGAGACGATGGGACAGGCACCGGGGGAAGAGGACCGGGACGCCGTCGA
This region of Bacteroidota bacterium genomic DNA includes:
- a CDS encoding polysaccharide deacetylase family protein; its protein translation is MPCCVEAPAAFEPKARYALRVLLAPLGLAPAWASRDELGTGALYYGPRPDGLPESVLALHLDPDTAAFFDGSDAYAAADASTVDGVPVLFPRCLSHRLTVPPSHRPDLIASAFFWLAGWQEATTRVRDEHGRFPYHASLQAVLGCAAAPVVDLYRERLAEQLAAHGVPVCRWTRQGRPWAVALTHDVDLLRKRRLGTLARAALRRDGQAGAAVRQAVFDPNPRKRSLERMAEAERRRGVGATYFFKTAARSPWDVPYPAYDPWLRRFIADLGDGFEVGLHPSYFAHDHPGHLAEERSRLAALAGAPPTAVRQHFLRWTEATPRLHAAAGFRLDSTLGFARQPGFRRGTCFPFPLFDLEANAPLDLWELPLAVMDTTLFAHLGLAPDAAEAAILGLFAACRRVGGVCVVLWHNTVYDEVDYPGQAAVFERTLDRALADGAAVLSLRDVLEGR